From Corticium candelabrum chromosome 13, ooCorCand1.1, whole genome shotgun sequence, a single genomic window includes:
- the LOC134188592 gene encoding 52 kDa repressor of the inhibitor of the protein kinase-like, translating to MSDAEKMQHLTFHVKPAPSDVLHFHEVTKSGKRWKVSFQRKWMEDYEWLSYSNVLQGGICRYCILFPEHPQRGGSKGGNPGILVTVPYQKPFTKALGKDGVLVIHEGTVVHRHAMVQADLFKLSFEKADSRVDTMLLKHKDQQSLENKEILRQIILAVEFLAKQGLPLRGHRDDKVDFATEGSNRGNFIAVLQLLAKGNSTLQKHLLFAKRNQKYTSKTIQNEIVHVYANKTRERLTAHLREEQLPFAIIADEATDPHANQEVLSLCLRFVDLHSACSPVIKECLIDFIYLERANALTISEEILKSLSKPPVSLDPNNIRGQAYDGATVMSSNIAGVQARIKQTAPLAIFTHCYSHCLNLSVAATSKVQEVRNLIGTINEAYLFLSNSPKRQQMFQLTLETYLPQSSRTKLPGLCKTRWVERHTCFEVFLELYEALVTFLDAIVSPHEYPDLMSADKEWKWDRETVSKAQGLKAALSSFQTISVFITTKNVLDSVKELAGKLQERNQDILDAYAMVDESIEEIKSVRKDIDATFVSWYRDITELAANIGVAESIPRKTSLQRNRSNTPSQSPMEFYKRSLAIPLLDSLTAQMEDRFLRDGRHVGALLNLVPSIFLTSRVELGTLREGVMFWEKDLPFPKSLENELRRWETLWKRRKDRESVQEEMVRQREARIPDNLLLSLGNCDVHSFPNIHRLLLIACTLPITSAEAERSFSLMRRIKTYARSAMCEERFTDLGVLAMHYSDRIPAEEIAKAFVQEHPRRMFQASLFSET from the coding sequence ATGTCAGATGCCGAAAAAATGCAGCACCTTACATTTCACGTCAAACCTGCTCCATCAGATGTCCTCCACTTTCATGAGGTGACGAAGAGTGGCAAACGCTGGAAGGTGTCTTTTCAGAGAAAATGGATGGAAGACTACGAGTGGCTTTCGTACAGCAATGTTCTGCAAGGTGGCATTTGTCGGTATTGCATCCTATTTCCCGAACACCCGCAGAGGGGAGGTTCAAAGGGAGGGAATCCAGGCATACTCGTGACGGTGCCGTACCAGAAACCATTCACAAAGGCTCTTGGCAAAGATGGCGTACTGGTCATTCATGAAGGGACGGTCGTGCATCGACACGCAATGGTTCAAGCCGACTTGTTCAAACTTAGCTTTGAGAAGGCAGATTCAAGAGTAGACACGATGCTACTGAAACACAAAGATCAGCAATCCTTGGAGAACAAAGAAATACTTCGTCAAATTATACtagctgtagaatttctggCAAAACAAGGCTTGCCTCTTCGTGGTCATAGAGATGACAAGGTTGATTTTGCAACTGAAGGATCTAACAGGGGCAACTTCATTGCTGTACTACAGCTCTTGGCCAAAGGAAACAGCACTCTTCAAAAGCACCTTCTCTTTGCAAAACGAAATCAGAAGTACACAAGTAAAACCatacaaaatgaaattgttCACGTTTATGCCAATAAGACCAGAGAGCGACTAACTGCACATCTGAGAGAAGAGCAGTTACCATTTGCAATCATTGCTGACGAAGCTACAGACCCTCATGCAAACCAAGAGGTCCTTTCACTGTGTTTGaggtttgttgatttacacTCAGCTTGTAGTCCAGTCATCAAGGAGTGCCTGATTGATTTCATCTATCTGGAAAGAGCAAATGCCTTGACAATATCCGAGGAAATATTGAAGTCTCTGTCCAAACCACCAGTCTCTTTAGATCCCAACAATATCAGGGGGCAGGCATATGACGGCGCTACGGTTATGTCGTCTAACATAGCCGGGGTTCAAGCCAGAATCAAGCAAACGGCGCCATTGGCCATTTTCACCCACTGCTATTCTCATTGCCTCAATCTTTCTGTTGCGGCAACAAGCAAAGTCCAAGAAGTTAGAAATCTCATTGGTACAATCAATGAAGCGTACTTGTTTTTGTCTAACAGCCCAAAGAGACAGCAAATGTTCCAGCTAACGTTAGAGACGTATCTGCCTCAGTCTTCTCGCACTAAGCTTCCAGGGCTCTGCAAGACACGCTGGGTAGAACGCCATACATGCTTTGAAGTTTTTCTTGAACTGTACGAAGCCCTAGTGACCTTCCTTGACGCTATTGTGTCTCCACACGAGTACCCTGATCTCATGTCGGCTGACAAGGAATGGAAATGggacagagagacagtgtCGAAAGCTCAGGGGCTAAAAGCAGCCCTCTCGTCATTTCAGACAATATCTGTTTTCATAACGACTAAAAACGTCCTTGATTCAGTTAAGGAACTGGCAGGAAAATTGCAAGAGCGGAACCAGGATATACTTGACGCCTACGCAATGGTTGATGAATCGATTGAAGAGATCAAAAGTGTGAGAAAAGATATCGATGCAACATTTGTTTCCTGGTATAGAGATATAACTGAGCTTGCAGCGAACATCGGCGTAGCGGAATCAATTCCTAGGAAAACCAGCCTGCAGAGGAACAGAAGTAACACACCTAGTCAAAGTCCGATGGAGTTTTATAAGCGGTCACTTGCAATTCCACTACTGGATTCTCTGACAGCGCAAATGGAAGACCGTTTCCTACGTGATGGAAGGCATGTTGGTGCGTTGCTGAATCTTGTACCATCAATATTTCTAACTTCGAGAGTAGAGTTGGGCACACTCAGAGAAGGCGTTATGTTTTGGGAAAAAGACCTACCTTTCCCTAAGTCTCTAGAGAATGAACTCAGGAGATGGGAAACCCTgtggaagagaagaaaagaccGAGAATCCGTGCAAGAAGAAATGGTCAGGCAACGTGAGGCAAGAATTCCTGACAATCTGCTGCTGTCACTTGGAAATTGCGATGTACATTCGTTTCCGAACATTCACCGCCTACTTCTGATTGCCTGCACTCTCCCAATAACGAGTGCAGAAGCGGAGCGATCCTTTTCCCTCATGAGGCGGATCAAGACTTATGCAAGATCGGCGATGTGCGAAGAGCGTTTCACAGACCTTGGAGTTCTTGCCATGCATTACAGTGACCGTATCCCTGCCGAGGAGATCGCAAAAGCGTTTGTGCAAGAACATCCAAGGAGGATGTTTCAAGCGTCGTTATTTAGCGAAACATGA